One window of Alkaliphilus metalliredigens QYMF genomic DNA carries:
- a CDS encoding glutaredoxin family protein — MKKVIVFTSKTUPHCRTAKEFLLSRGIMFEEKDVNEDPMAGAEFSRRKLQGVPAFLIGDEVVVGLDKQRIEALLDYIVSNCEKCNVRMRIPKNKGRIRVTCPHCSSQFIKST; from the coding sequence ATGAAGAAAGTCATCGTTTTTACCAGTAAAACATGACCCCACTGTCGGACTGCAAAAGAGTTTCTTTTGAGTAGAGGGATTATGTTTGAGGAAAAGGATGTCAATGAGGATCCAATGGCCGGGGCGGAGTTTTCGCGGAGAAAATTACAAGGTGTACCAGCCTTTTTAATTGGAGATGAAGTGGTTGTTGGGCTAGATAAGCAAAGAATTGAAGCATTATTAGATTATATAGTGAGCAACTGTGAAAAATGTAATGTGAGAATGAGAATTCCTAAAAATAAAGGAAGGATCAGAGTCACATGCCCTCATTGTAGTAGTCAGTTTATTAAATCAACCTAA
- a CDS encoding YdbC family protein, producing the protein MAEIKYEIQENIGTLGDSSKGWTKELNLISWNGRDPKYDIRDWAPEHSKMGKGITLSHEELKKLKAILNEMEL; encoded by the coding sequence ATGGCAGAAATTAAATATGAAATTCAAGAGAACATTGGAACCTTAGGGGACTCTAGCAAAGGCTGGACAAAGGAATTAAATTTAATCAGTTGGAATGGCAGGGATCCTAAATATGACATAAGGGATTGGGCTCCAGAGCATTCCAAGATGGGTAAGGGAATTACTTTAAGTCACGAGGAATTAAAAAAACTGAAAGCAATTTTAAATGAGATGGAGTTATAA
- a CDS encoding glycosyltransferase family 2 protein — MRTLLLMNFLVFSIIIIYYSILTVFGLYYRAKDQSSNPLKDYPSVDILIPAHNEAKVIKKTLEAMVKLDYPGTIQIYLLNDQSQDDTGDIAEAFANTYTNIHHIRVPDGQPKGKSRVLNYGLSISKSKYFVVYDADNQPEPLSLKLLVEAAENTQNAAGAVGYVRTVNADKNILTRMISLEFQVFQLLMQSGRWFLFKTGSLTGTNMLVKRSTLDLVGEYDVYALAEDAELTLRITNIGQRLPIVPEAITWEQEPEELKVLIKQRTRWLQGNLYLLEKMFTSFEYYKRRMLVHSLQQILVYVVFLIFLMISHGWFIAGILGYSSTTIQMPLLLTWYVSYLVYTSQLLSAQVVEKTASPINMFIGFISYFTYSQLFIFLFFRSLFYYIRARKKGEIICWDKTIRF; from the coding sequence ATGAGAACACTACTTCTTATGAATTTTTTAGTCTTTTCAATAATTATCATATACTACTCTATACTAACAGTATTTGGTTTATATTATCGAGCTAAAGATCAATCATCTAATCCTTTAAAAGATTATCCCAGTGTAGATATTTTGATACCAGCCCATAATGAAGCGAAAGTAATCAAAAAAACCTTAGAAGCCATGGTGAAGTTAGATTATCCGGGCACAATACAGATCTATCTTTTGAACGATCAATCTCAGGATGACACAGGAGATATTGCAGAAGCCTTTGCTAATACATACACTAATATACATCATATCAGGGTTCCCGATGGTCAACCCAAGGGGAAATCAAGGGTTTTAAATTATGGCCTCAGTATTTCTAAGTCTAAATACTTCGTTGTCTATGATGCAGATAATCAACCGGAGCCCCTTTCTTTAAAATTATTAGTAGAAGCTGCGGAAAACACACAAAACGCCGCAGGGGCAGTGGGTTACGTCAGAACAGTTAATGCAGACAAAAATATTTTGACACGAATGATCTCTTTGGAGTTTCAAGTATTTCAATTGTTAATGCAATCAGGAAGGTGGTTTTTGTTTAAAACCGGTTCCTTGACAGGAACAAATATGTTGGTAAAACGCTCTACCCTAGATTTAGTCGGTGAATATGATGTTTATGCCCTAGCAGAAGATGCAGAGCTTACCCTACGAATTACTAATATAGGACAACGACTACCCATTGTCCCCGAAGCCATCACCTGGGAGCAAGAGCCTGAAGAATTAAAGGTCCTGATCAAGCAAAGAACAAGGTGGTTACAAGGGAACCTATATTTATTAGAAAAAATGTTCACCTCATTTGAGTACTATAAAAGAAGGATGCTGGTTCATAGTCTCCAACAGATTTTAGTTTATGTGGTCTTCCTCATATTTTTAATGATTTCACATGGTTGGTTTATAGCAGGTATTTTAGGATATTCCAGTACCACTATACAGATGCCCCTTTTACTTACTTGGTATGTTTCTTATCTGGTTTATACCTCCCAGTTACTTAGCGCACAGGTTGTTGAAAAAACCGCCTCCCCTATTAATATGTTCATTGGGTTCATATCGTACTTTACCTATTCCCAGCTTTTTATATTCCTTTTTTTCAGAAGCTTATTTTACTATATTAGGGCAAGAAAGAAAGGAGAGATTATCTGTTGGGATAAAACAATTCGATTCTAA
- a CDS encoding HDIG domain-containing metalloprotein, translating into MMTREDAYELLTKYNKNEALITHALAVEATMRYFARKNNEDEEYWGSVGLIHDIDYELYPDEHCHKSKEILEKEGVDEDIIHAVISHGWNICMDVEPIRKMEKVLYTIDELTGLITAGVLMRPNKSILDLEVKSVKKKFKSKGFAAGVNREVILAGCEMIDMDLDTVILWTIEGMQEVAAELGLAGSPT; encoded by the coding sequence ATGATGACTAGAGAAGATGCTTATGAATTGTTAACAAAGTACAATAAAAATGAGGCTCTGATAACTCATGCCCTTGCTGTAGAGGCGACTATGCGTTACTTTGCTAGAAAAAATAACGAAGATGAGGAATACTGGGGAAGTGTTGGACTGATACACGATATTGATTATGAGCTCTACCCTGATGAACATTGTCATAAGAGTAAGGAGATCCTGGAAAAAGAAGGTGTTGACGAAGATATCATTCATGCTGTCATATCCCATGGATGGAATATATGTATGGATGTAGAGCCGATTCGTAAAATGGAAAAGGTACTATACACAATTGATGAGCTGACGGGACTGATAACAGCGGGTGTATTAATGCGACCTAATAAAAGTATATTGGATCTTGAGGTTAAGTCGGTTAAGAAAAAATTTAAGTCAAAAGGTTTTGCCGCTGGTGTTAATCGTGAAGTCATTCTTGCTGGTTGTGAAATGATAGATATGGACTTAGATACAGTCATTCTTTGGACCATTGAAGGAATGCAGGAAGTAGCTGCTGAACTTGGACTTGCAGGTAGCCCTACATAA
- the hflC gene encoding protease modulator HflC: protein MEPQEQRSTTEKIKELGSLGSRVAMIVVALVIIVGGFNLFTYTVSESELGILTQFTEVKKIIVSEKTPELVERTMENNQLGQVEIIEGKGLFFKLPWQRAETYTDKLLTFDSNAREVITRDKNKIILDNFAQWKIVNPALFKISVRTEGAAHTRLDDLLYSAINEEIGRATTDTVISDREYARQLSERVAESVNRSVAGLGIKVMDVRIKRTDLPEANSANIYNRMKTERERIARQFRSEGAEEALMITSEADMEATILNAEAYEEAQTIRGEGDAEAIRIYAEAHNKDPEFYEFYRTLQAYTKTIDGQTKMVIDSNSPFAKYLLNP, encoded by the coding sequence ATGGAGCCGCAAGAGCAACGTTCTACCACAGAAAAAATTAAGGAGTTAGGATCTTTAGGATCGCGAGTGGCTATGATAGTCGTAGCACTAGTCATTATTGTAGGTGGGTTCAACCTATTTACTTATACAGTTTCGGAGTCAGAGCTAGGGATTTTAACGCAGTTTACCGAAGTGAAGAAAATAATTGTTAGTGAAAAGACCCCTGAGCTTGTTGAGAGAACCATGGAAAATAATCAACTTGGACAAGTGGAAATTATAGAGGGTAAGGGTTTGTTTTTCAAACTCCCATGGCAAAGAGCGGAAACATATACCGATAAACTTTTGACATTTGACTCTAATGCTAGGGAAGTCATCACAAGAGACAAAAATAAAATAATATTAGACAATTTTGCTCAATGGAAAATTGTAAACCCTGCGTTATTCAAAATCAGTGTTAGGACCGAAGGGGCGGCCCATACAAGATTAGACGACCTGCTTTATTCTGCAATTAATGAGGAAATAGGAAGAGCCACTACTGACACCGTAATCTCCGATAGAGAATATGCTAGACAATTGTCCGAGAGAGTTGCAGAGTCCGTAAACAGATCTGTTGCTGGACTAGGAATTAAGGTGATGGATGTCAGAATTAAAAGAACAGATTTACCTGAAGCAAACTCTGCCAACATATATAATAGAATGAAAACTGAAAGAGAAAGAATCGCTAGGCAATTTCGTTCAGAAGGGGCAGAAGAAGCCCTAATGATTACTTCTGAAGCAGACATGGAAGCCACAATTTTAAACGCAGAAGCATATGAGGAAGCACAAACCATTAGAGGTGAAGGAGACGCCGAGGCCATACGAATTTATGCTGAGGCACATAATAAAGACCCTGAATTCTATGAGTTCTATAGAACACTACAAGCATATACAAAAACCATTGATGGACAAACAAAGATGGTGATCGATTCCAATTCACCATTTGCTAAATACTTACTGAACCCATAA
- the hflK gene encoding FtsH protease activity modulator HflK produces the protein MVELNSNKLANIISGIVILSVVGIWFVLGFYTLGSGEEAVVTRFGEHDRTVTKAGINWRPLLIDNVYKVNVNELHRLEFGFRTRSEGSSSTNTEYSSVEKESLMLTGDGNLINVEAILQYRIIDSASYTFEVDNQSETVRIAGESAIRRTVANHNLDSVMTENRLLVEQEIREELQEIVNLYKLGMMVEDVRLQDVNPPDGEVGEAFHDVIRARDDKRSAINEAEGYRNEIIPVARGEAAQEINRALAYKEDRIARARGDASEFNQILERYQSGKEVTRTRMYLETLEEVLPGIDKYIMDGKDNTMVLPFSNILGNSQGEM, from the coding sequence GTGGTTGAACTGAATAGCAATAAACTAGCAAATATCATATCTGGCATTGTGATACTCAGCGTAGTCGGCATATGGTTCGTTTTGGGGTTTTATACTTTAGGGTCAGGAGAAGAGGCAGTTGTAACTAGATTTGGCGAGCATGATAGAACAGTCACGAAGGCGGGGATAAATTGGAGGCCTTTATTGATCGACAATGTTTATAAAGTTAATGTAAACGAGCTACATCGTTTAGAGTTTGGATTTAGAACTAGGTCGGAGGGGAGTTCCAGTACAAATACAGAATATTCCTCTGTAGAAAAGGAATCGCTTATGTTAACAGGAGATGGAAATTTAATCAATGTGGAAGCTATTTTGCAGTATAGAATCATTGATTCTGCTAGTTACACATTTGAAGTAGATAATCAAAGCGAAACCGTGAGGATTGCAGGGGAGTCTGCCATAAGACGAACAGTTGCCAATCATAATTTAGATTCAGTTATGACAGAAAATAGACTTTTGGTAGAGCAAGAGATTCGGGAAGAACTTCAGGAAATTGTGAATCTCTATAAATTAGGTATGATGGTCGAGGATGTAAGGCTTCAGGATGTAAATCCTCCTGATGGAGAAGTTGGGGAAGCTTTTCATGATGTCATTAGAGCAAGAGATGATAAAAGAAGTGCCATAAATGAAGCTGAAGGTTATCGAAATGAAATCATTCCTGTAGCTAGAGGGGAAGCAGCACAGGAGATTAACAGAGCACTAGCCTATAAAGAGGATAGGATTGCTAGAGCTAGGGGAGATGCCTCTGAATTTAATCAAATTCTTGAAAGATACCAGTCGGGTAAGGAAGTAACAAGAACGCGAATGTATCTAGAAACCTTAGAAGAAGTGCTTCCAGGCATAGATAAATATATAATGGATGGGAAAGACAATACAATGGTTTTACCCTTCTCTAATATTCTTGGAAACAGTCAGGGGGAGATGTAA